One part of the Muntiacus reevesi chromosome 20, mMunRee1.1, whole genome shotgun sequence genome encodes these proteins:
- the SLC39A7 gene encoding zinc transporter SLC39A7 codes for MARGLGAPRWVAVGLLTWAALGLLVAGHGGHGDLYEDLHEDFHGHSHRHSHEDFHHGHSHAHGHGHTHESIWHGHTHGHDHGHSHEDLHHGHSHGHSHESLSHRGHGHDREHSHGGYGESGAPGVQQDLDTVTLWAYALGATVLISAAPFFVLFLIPVESNSPRHRSLLQILLSFASGGLLGDAFLHLIPHALEPHSHHPPEQPGHGHSHSGQGPILSVGLWVLSGIVAFLVVEKFVRHVKGGHGHSHGHGHAHSHTHGSHGHGRQEHASRGKPSSEEGEKEAGALRMRRVGSAEPQDGPGRPQNAEEEKAGSDLRVSGYLNLAADLAHNFTDGLAIGASFRGGRGLGVLTTMTVLLHEVPHEVGDFAILVQSGCSKKQAMRLQLLTAVGALAGTACALLTEGGAVGSEIAGGAGPGWILPFTAGGFIYVATVSVLPELLREASPLQSLLEVLGLLGGVVMMVLIAHLE; via the exons ATGGCCAGAGGCCTGGGGGCCCCCCGCTGGGTGGCCGTGGGACTGCTGACCTGGGCGGCCTTGGGGCTGCTAGTGGCCGGACACGGGGGTCATGGAGACCTGTACGAAGACCTGCACGAGGACTTCCACGGCCACAGCCACAGGCACTCACATGAGGATTTCCACCACGGACACAGCCATGCCCATGGCCACGGCCACACTCATGAGAGCATCTGGCATGGGCATACCCACGGTCACGACCACGGACATTCACACGAGGATTTGCACCATGGCCATAGTCACGGCCACTCCCATGAGAGCCTCTCCCACCGAGGACACGGACATGACCGTGAGCACAGCCATGGAGGCTATGGGGAGTCTGGGGCTCCAGGCGTCCAACAGGACCTGGACACTGTCACCCTCTGGGCCTAT GCACTGGGGGCCACGGTGCTGATCTCTGCAGCTCCGTTTTTCGTCCTCTTTCTTATCCCCGTGGAGTCAAACTCCCCTCGCCACCGCTCCCTGCTCCAGATCTTGCTGAGTTTTGCTTCTGGTGGGCTCCTGGGAGATGCTTTCCTGCACCTCATCCCTCATGCTTTGG AACCTCATTCTCACCACCCTCCGGAGCAGCCAGGACATGGACATTCCCACAGTG GCCAGGGCCCCATTCTCTCTGTGGGACTGTGGGTCCTCAGTGGAATTGTTGCCTTTCTTGTGGTGGAGAAATTTGTGAGACACGTAAAAGGAGGACATGGACACAGTCACGGACATGGACATGCTCACAGTCACACACATGGAAGTCATGGACATGGAAGACAGG AGCATGCGTCGAGGGGGAAACCAAgctcagaggaaggagaaaaggaggcCGGGGCGCTGAGGATGCGGAGAGTGGGGAGTGCAGAGCCCCAAGATGGGCCAGGGAGGCCTCAGAATGctgaagaggagaaagcaggGTCAG ACCTACGTGTATCAGGGTACCTGAACTTGGCTGCAGACCTGGCACACAATTTCACGGACGGTCTAGCCATTGGTGCTTCATTCCGAgggggccgggggctgggggTCCTGACCACAATGACTGTTCTGCTCCATGAGGTGCCCCATGAAGTTGGAGACTTTGCCATCTTGGTCCAGTCTGGCTGCAGCAAAAAGCAG GCGATGCGTCTGCAGCTACTGACGGCAGTAGGGGCGCTGGCAGGCACAGCCTGTGCCCTTCTAACTGAAGGGGGGGCAGTGGGCAGTGAAATTGCCGGTGGCGCAGGTCCTGGCTGGATCCTGCCATTCACTGCTGGTGGCTTTATCTATGTAGCAACGGTGTCGGTGTTGCCTGAGCTGTTGAGGGAGGCATCACCATTGCAGTCGCTTCTGGAGGTGCTGGGGCTGCTGGGGGGAGTAGTCATGATGGTGTTGATTGCCCACCTCGAGTGA
- the HSD17B8 gene encoding (3R)-3-hydroxyacyl-CoA dehydrogenase isoform X1, producing the protein MASPLRLRSALALVTGAGGGIGRAVSVRLAAEGAAVAACDLDGAAARETVQLLGGPGSKEGAPRGAHAAFQADVSAAGAARRLLEQVQACFSRPPSVVVSCAGITRDEFLLHMSEDNWDRVIAVNLKGIFLVTQAAAQALVSSGCPGSIINISSIIGKVGNMGQTNYAASKAGVIGLTQSAARELGRHRIRCNSVLPGFIRTPMTQKVPQKVLDKVTGMIPMAHMGNPEDVADVVAFLASEDSGYITGASVEVTGGLFM; encoded by the exons ATGGCGTCTCCGCTCCGACTGCGCTCCGCGCTGGCCCTGGTCACAG GTGCGGGCGGCGGCATCGGCCGCGCCGTCAGCGTGCGCCTCGCCGCCGAGGGGGCCGCCGTAGCCGCTTGCGACCTGGACGGGGCAGCGGCGCGGGAGACGGTGCAGCTGCTGGGAGGGCCGGGGAGCAAGGAGGGGGCGCCCCGCGGAGCCCACGCCGCCTTCCAGGCTGACGTGTCCGCGGCAGGGGCCGCGAGGCGCCTGCTGGAGCAAGTGCAG gCCTGCTTTTCTCGCCCGCCGTCTGTCGTTGTGTCCTGTGCGGGCATCACCAGGGATGAATTTCTACTCCACATGTCTGAGGACAACTGGGACAGAGTCATAGCTGTCAACCTCAAG GGCATCTTTCTAGTCACTCAGGCTGCAGCCCAAGCCCTGGTGTCCAGCGGCTGTCCTGGCTCCATCATCAACATCAGCAGCATCATAGGCAAG GTGGGGAACATGGGACAGACAAATTATGCAGCATCCAAGGCTGGAGTGATTGGGCTGACCCAGTCTGCAGCCCGGGAACTTGGACG ACACAGGATCCGCTGTAACAGCGTCCTCCCGGGGTTCATTAGAACACCCATGACCCAGAAAGTGCCACAGAAAGTGCTGGACAAG GTGACTGGAATGATCCCAATGGCACATATGGGGAACCCTGAGG ATGTGGCAGATGTCGTCGCATTCTTGGCATCTGAAGACAGTGGATACATCACAGGGGCATCAGTGGAAGTCACTG GAGGTCTTTTCATGTAA
- the HSD17B8 gene encoding (3R)-3-hydroxyacyl-CoA dehydrogenase isoform X2 — translation MASPLRLRSALALVTGAGGGIGRAVSVRLAAEGAAVAACDLDGAAARETVQLLGGPGSKEGAPRGAHAAFQADVSAAGAARRLLEQVQACFSRPPSVVVSCAGITRDEFLLHMSEDNWDRVIAVNLKGIFLVTQAAAQALVSSGCPGSIINISSIIGKVRLSLGGGEPVRHRIRCNSVLPGFIRTPMTQKVPQKVLDKVTGMIPMAHMGNPEDVADVVAFLASEDSGYITGASVEVTGGLFM, via the exons ATGGCGTCTCCGCTCCGACTGCGCTCCGCGCTGGCCCTGGTCACAG GTGCGGGCGGCGGCATCGGCCGCGCCGTCAGCGTGCGCCTCGCCGCCGAGGGGGCCGCCGTAGCCGCTTGCGACCTGGACGGGGCAGCGGCGCGGGAGACGGTGCAGCTGCTGGGAGGGCCGGGGAGCAAGGAGGGGGCGCCCCGCGGAGCCCACGCCGCCTTCCAGGCTGACGTGTCCGCGGCAGGGGCCGCGAGGCGCCTGCTGGAGCAAGTGCAG gCCTGCTTTTCTCGCCCGCCGTCTGTCGTTGTGTCCTGTGCGGGCATCACCAGGGATGAATTTCTACTCCACATGTCTGAGGACAACTGGGACAGAGTCATAGCTGTCAACCTCAAG GGCATCTTTCTAGTCACTCAGGCTGCAGCCCAAGCCCTGGTGTCCAGCGGCTGTCCTGGCTCCATCATCAACATCAGCAGCATCATAGGCAAGGTCAGGCTGAGCTTGGGAGGAGGTGAGCCAGTCAG ACACAGGATCCGCTGTAACAGCGTCCTCCCGGGGTTCATTAGAACACCCATGACCCAGAAAGTGCCACAGAAAGTGCTGGACAAG GTGACTGGAATGATCCCAATGGCACATATGGGGAACCCTGAGG ATGTGGCAGATGTCGTCGCATTCTTGGCATCTGAAGACAGTGGATACATCACAGGGGCATCAGTGGAAGTCACTG GAGGTCTTTTCATGTAA